The genomic window tgaaaggggctgcttcctcatcaacaacccactctttacgctgaggtttgactctttctctcaactcctctttttaaaacagtaaaaaaccttagcgtaaagagcggggcgttgatgagaaagcagcccctttcatgttcaaagtaatttctgttcgttttaagttttaatgtcgctccttactttcaattaaaaaaaaaaaaatttatttaatttctgaacatttttgaatcaatgcatgttttgattttggctctgcagaggaataattaaatcgaaatttgcattttttttttttttggctaaatggctttctcatagttttgatcgaatgattttgagaaaaaaggagcgggggaggaagcctagttgcccttcaattttttggttacttaaaaatcaaactagaacttttaattttttacgaatctgtttaatagtaaaagatatacgtaacttataaattagcttacgtaacgaacttttgtaattcTGTGTTTTTATgacatattatttttatatagatatgagggggttcacccccttgtcagtaccttgctctttacactaaagcttaaattttgtcccagttcattaagaatgacacctgaatcacaaaagccgtagtataagtagttggaattactaaaaataatttagcgtaaagagcaaggtattaggaggaggtgagtccccaatatgcgtaataatttctgtccgttttaagtttaaatgctgctctttacttccaattgaaaaaaactttttcatatttatttttccattgttttttttcttaaataatgctagaaaatcctgcgctcccttcatggaaatattcttcccacatgacaaattccttgatggaaagctcccccaacatacccccctcttgtcaacccctcccccgaccaaaaaatttccctggaaacgtctgtacacttcccaataaccattactatatgcaagcacaggtcaaattttgtaacttgtagcccctcccacggggactgtggggagtacgTCGTcaccaaaggcatagttataaggtttttcgactacactgaataaaatggctatcccagaattttcatccgttgactttaggaacataattagcgtgggagggggcctaggtgccctccaattttcttggtcacttaaaaagggcactagaacttttaatttccatgagaataagccctctcgcaccattctaggacaactgagtcgatacgatcacccctggaaaaaaacaaaacaaaaacgaataaacacgcatccgtgatgtgccttctggcaaaaatacaaaattccacttttttgtagatatgagcttgaaacttctacaatgaggttttctgatacgctgaatctgatggtgtgatttttattaagattatatgacttttacggggtgcctccctctattttctaaaataaggcaaattttctcaggctcgtaacttttgaagggtaagactaaacttgatgaaacttatatattcaaaatcagcattaaaatatgattcttttgatgtagcaattggtataaaaattttgtgttttagagttttatttactattgagccgggtcgctccttgctacagttcgttaccacgaactgtttgaaaagttatgagcctgagaaaattttccttattttagaaaatagggaaaacccctaaaagtcatagaatcttatcaaaaatcacaccatcagattcagcgtatcaaagaaccctcatgtaaaagtttcaagctcccattttcgaaaatgtggtattttgtattttttgccagaaggcagatcacggatgcgtgttcatttgtttgtttgttgttttttttcccaggggtgatcgtatcgaaacagtggtcctagaatcttgaaaaagggctcattctaacggaaatgaaaagctctagtgccctttttaagtgaccaataaaactcacctaggccccctcccacgctaattattttcccaaagtcaccggatcaaaattttgagatagccattttattcagtgtagtcaaaAACGatattactatgtctttggggacgacttactcccctacagtccccgtgggaggggctacaagttaaaaactttgaccagggcttacatatagtaatggttatttggaagcgtACAGattttttcagggagatttCAAGGTTTGGGGTCGGTtgataagagggggatatatgttgggggaactttctttggaggaatttgtcatgggggaagaagttttcatgaagggagcgaaggattttctagtattatttaaaaaaatacaatgaaaaaataaatatgaaaaagctttttcaactgaaagtaatgagaagcattaaaacttaaaaggaacaggaattattacgcatatgatgggcttcCCTCTTTCTAATACTCCgcattttacgctaaagtatttttagtaattttaactatttattctagggcttttgcgattcaggggtcattctcaagaaattgggacaaaatttaagctttagtgtaaagagcgaggcactgacgaggtggtgaaccccctgatatacgtgataaaaaaatgagaatacaaaagtcagctaatttgtaaattacCTACATatgttactaataaaacattcgtaaaaaattcgttaagtaagttacgaatatttttactaataaaaacttttaaatttttactaataaaaacttttaataataaactttaattactaaaaaattcgtaaaaatttaaaaattctagttacttttttaagtaaccagaaaatcggagggcaactaggcctcctctcccgctccttttttctcaaaatcattcgatcaaaattatgagaaagccatttagacataaaaataaataagcaaattatgtttcaattattcatctgctgagagccaaaatcaaaacatgcattgattcaaaattttagaaattaaatttaaaagaacaagttttttaacggaaagtaaagagcggccttaaaacttaaaacgaacagaaattacttcgtatatgaaaggagtttttcctcatcaacgccccgctctttacgctaaagttttttactgttttaaaaagaaaagataagaggaagagtcaaactctagtgtaaagagcggggcgttgatgaggaagcagcccctttcatgtactaagtaatttctgttcgtttttaatttttaatgcagCTCCTCACTATCCGTTtataaaacttgattttttatttattcgcaAGCTAAGGTCACCACTGGGCTCTGCTAGAGTATAGTAATAGGTTCAAATAATCATATGGGTTCTACAAGTTTTTTTCGCACTATTATAACCAGTGAGGGTACGACAAGGGAATTACTACTTGTTGGGATAAAAGTACTGCACTAATTTTCCTGACGTCCCAGGACCTGCATCATCCCTAGTAAATATATCTTTAAACAGGGAAGAGTCTTAGTTGTTTACTATAATGACGATATTTCTAAATACTATTTTCCTAACCCCATCAAGGTTCGggggaaaaaaaatctattacgATCATAGAAAATAATTCGCTGTTATTACCAGTGTCAATTCTAAATGTCAGCTCCGAATTTTAAACAAGCACTCTGAACAcgaattatgtttaaaaatatatacataaataaaaagtttggtTGCCTCTAACGTGACCCTGTTTTGACGTGGCAAATTAAATGTATGGAAATCCAAAATCAAACTTACTTTACGCATAAATTATACTTCAATGGTGAGAGTTAGctagataaaaatacaatttcaaaccAACTTCTTCTCTTTtgcaaaattaaattgaaaacggGCTAGCCTCCGAaagcttttaacttttaaaattaaaaatatatcgaAGGTCAATCtatgttaaaattaaagagacaTTTATCTGATAAAAAAGGGCCATAGGCCTCAACATCCGCACTTAGATAACCCATACAGTttactccattttcaattgaattaacaccattttaaatataaaatcgtCCATATTTTTACAATTCCCTATCTTAAGCTTTAAGGTCAAAAAAAGGcttgtgaaataagaatttgataAATTTCTAACATAAGAGTTTAATTATTGCAACATATAATAGTtgcaacaaatttcatttctttaatCGTGTATTCCATTCCAATCTCTAAATTTTCTTTCCTAACAAttcgattatatttattttccccTTTCATTTCGCTTAATAGTTTCTCAATTTATAAGTAAAGAATTCTATTAACGAATTTTTGAGTAACCACGTTTAATTTGGTTCGATGGTGTGCCTTAGTattctagaaaaatgtggtttgtATAATAGGttagtatttttcattttgcttaaaAGATTTAccatttattagtaaataattttatttaaaaaatttcccaATCGAAAaccatatatttttaaacatataatGGACTATCAATGAAATCCATGATTACTTTTCCTTCTGAAAATATGACACAGTAAATTTTATACGGATTAGCAGGTATTTGTTCTAATACTAGTTTAGTTTATATATCAGAGCTTGATCCACTTCGACAAATATTCGACTCgtgatttaaaaatatcaaaacaaatgaaaagatatccttttttatgctcaactataaaaaattttatgtttatatctTAACTGTCAAATCGTTGATAAGCGCTAGAATAATCTCGACTAGGATAACCCAAATCACATTTAAAATCGTCCTGTGGATATTCATATCCATTTAATCTCACTTTTATTCTATAAGTGTTCATATTGTCGTTTACCATATTGTTTTGCGTATTACTGTTATCTTTTTCAGATTTCTCAggcatagatagatagatagataatttttatttgcaacaattaaataaataaatatgaaaaaccagtgcacatgcctggtggcatattagtaattttaataataattttagttgtattattGCGTTCACTGACTAGCATCCATGTTAATTCTTTATccattttattattaatcttatacGTATTACAAGCTTCCCATCTTAATTCAAATGAGCTGCCCTTTCCTTATCCAGCTTTTAGTTGTTATGCCTTCTTTGTTTATCCGGCTTCTAATTGAGTCACTATGGGTAAACTGGGATTTAATACTGGTAGCACCGTTATAATTGcattaaatttactttaaagttCTGAGCTCCAGAGCTTATAATCATATTGGAAAAATATGTTCTCCTTAATATTATTTGATGTTTGACACCTCTAAAAACATgattaatatcttgaaaaatcCGAATAATTGTGATTATGGTAAATACATACTAACCACGTgaatctcttttcttttattctaccCTTTAAATAGACCACTATTAAAAGTGATATTTCACTTTGTTGTAATGGTTCCACTACTAGCTGCAACAGGTGTAAAAGTGCTTTCAGTATTTGTGTAGGGACGAACACAGGAAGAGTGGAGCCAGGATCGACAACCCTTAACTCCGAATATTTGAACTTCTTGGTCCCAAATCAACTTATCAGATCTTTTATTacgattaccccccccccctcccttcacccacaaatgaaatttatttgtgACTTTCACTCTAGAAATTGTACTGTAGACAAAATGCCTCGCTATTAAACCAATCAACtacaaatgaaaaactaaatcgTAATGGAAATTAATACCCTACTATTTATTATCCGCAATAGCTAAAATCttctaacagaaatttttagatgacatCCTTTAGTGTATTCGTTCTCCAATTTTGTCCAATATTTAGAAAAGCATGGAACGGAAGAAAGAGATATGGCTACTTTTCTGGAAAAAGCaccgaaaataagacaaataaagaaGTATGGGCTACTTTTCTGGAAAAAGCACCGAAAATAAGACAATAAGCAATAaatggaaataaatttttagtgcAGCTTCAGCAGATGGGATTTTTGGCTGAAAGGCCATGAAATGTAGATCAGCTCCGCCGATTTGGactttaagggtctagtgccgtcttacttactttttactattttactttacTTAATTCATTCGGTTTCAGCAGAATTGATTTTTTATGCAGTTTCAGTAGAAGGGATGGTTGTCCTCCTCTTATTTCtgcaattttttattacttttaagtttcaataaattactcattttagtttaatttaggTTATAATTCATCTACttaccaaaaaaatcatttaaattcatatttaatgtaattattcattttaatttctaggTTTTACTAGAgctgtttaatttgttttggaaaCTTCTTTTTGGAAAACATGTTTAGTGAGTTCACTGAAGGATAAGGATATTGTAATATCCTTATAAGGATCCATGTAAATTCTAAGCATAACTTTAGCAGCTTTTTTATCCAAGCTAGGTAGATGTATCTACCTAGAAATCCTTTACAAGACCTTCCAGGGAGGGTGGCAATTGGCAGAAGAtgcttttgttaaatttttcttatagtGTTGGAAAAGCTAGATATAACCTATATAATAAGTTTTgttatttcgtttctttttttttttttagttgctttttaCACTAATTTGAAAACACTACTTTCTTTCTATAGATTTGATGGGCAAAAAGAAATACAGCTCTAATGCTAACAATCAAGAATAGAATAAACAGCTAAAACAATACCAAGTGGGTGAAAAAgacatttaatttaaaaataaattaggtaCAAAacttttgtaacttaaaaactTCCTTCTCTCTAGCCCCAATACCGTCTGTGACCATAGCTGTACGGAGCGTATCCATAATATGGATAAGAATAACTATATGTTGGGTAATAATGACCATAATAATGATAAGGATAATAGCTATAGTGATGAGTTTCTGCTCCTTTCAGATCTTCTTCGACAGGAGCTTCCGATTCAGATGCTTCTCTTCTCAGCCTGTAACTAGGATCATCAAAGGAAGAACCATCTCTGTTAGCTGTTAACCCTCTTTTCACTTCTTGAAAATCAATAGTCGGTTCCTTTGGATTATTTGATTTGGCTAATACTGCTGTGATATAAAGGGCAACAAgcagaatctagaaaaaaacatttaaattgatATAGAtaggtattttaaaaatttgtacaTATCCTTTGGAGATCTGTATTCTACTAATGCTGCAAATACACCAAGAACAACTAGAAAAGTCAAGAGCAAAGTTCAATAGGAATGCTATGGAAGCATTTGTAAGTTCTAATGCTGTATTCAACAGGAATATCAATTatgcataaaaaatttataaagctcattcttgaatatattttacCAACCATCGTAGCCTATTTCGTATTTTGGATTGAGCCTACAAGAAAATGATgacaagttttaattaatgtaatttttattgacTTTCAAAATTTGATCTGGGGATTAAGACCATAGGACAACTATttaatgaatgaaaattcaatcaaaaagtGCGGTTTTAGAATAAAATGTGTCAATAGTGCATTGAATACCAGTAGGGAAGAAGATGAAATGATAGATGATCCGAATGACCTTCTTTAACAGGTTTGCTGATTTCAACTTTCAGATTAAATTACAAGaagcataaaaaggaaaaaaaggatataATAAAATTGGTTCTGTTGAAGCTCTCTatactaaaaagaaatcattaaagCATTTTAGTTCGAGAAATTCCAAACATTCAAACATTTCAAAGAGCCTGCTGAAACGAGACAAAATTGAGAGACAAAATTCGAAAGACATGGGATGAAAgcaattttctaaaaatcaaaataaagggACATTTGTtcaatattgaataaaaaaacataaaaataattacaatttatatatatctaatatAATATGTAATGTATTACAATTCTATTCATTTATTTGGTTTTACTGTGGTACTAAGCcatgttactttaaaataattgaTATCTCAAAAGTTTTCGAAAATGATTTCATGAATTTCAGGTTGGCTGCAAAGTTACCAACAAAAACtaatctacaaattaaaattacagTAATAGGCTACTCACATATTTCATTATTGCTAATTTGCTGGAAAACAACCAACTTCAACTAAAAGATTCAACTGATATTGTAAACTAAACAAGTccttatatatatttgaaaatacaattctcCTAAATCAAACTAGTTTCAAGTGAAAAGATACCGGGGACTTTTACAATTGACGCTGGATGTTGCAGCGGTTAAGAACCGAGATTGATTGAAAGCTAAGAAGTGGTACAATATAAATTAGGGGAGAACCCTATCAAAAGCGAGATATTTGGGTAAATCagtgtaaaaataaaagttaatagtAATTCTAGATTTTTGGGGTGAAAGGGAGGTATATTTATATGATTTATTGGGCTTGATTTTACGGGGAGGAATATAGCTTTACTCCTTCTATAATAATGCAACTGCGAGCCATGACTATGAATTTATTATGCATGCCAAATATTTTTACATAGTGTGTAAAAGTTCCTACCATCAACCTACTAAAACTATGacagaagaaggaaaaattgtcaaagtttgaccttttacatttttaaagtgTTTCTTCTTAGAAGGGTTTGAAGAAAGTGAAAAATTCAAAACCCTTTATTGTTCAATACATCCCTTCTTAAAATATCCCTGCTTTTACTCTTACAGCTCTTCAGCTTGCAGCCAGGGCGGTAAAAAGATCATCGAAATACCACCGGAAAAACGATTGCCAGAAGTAGTGACAGAAGTTGCCAGAAGTAATTGCCAAAAGTTGTTAGACGTAATTACttaattcgaaaatgacgcAGCTGCCgcaatttttagatttttttatactttcgaGATGACCCGTAAAGTGTTCGCAAGCAAATCAAAATTTGCTggttctaaaattttcaaatctgaaTCTGCAACAAAGTACGGTCGTGGTATTCTCAGTCAAGCGAGAGACAAGTTagacgttaaaaaaaaattggtcagaTTACGGTCAGGTAATCACAAAGGTATGTGAAAGGTCACAAACCTTTGTTCATCTCTACTTCTTTTTTGTAGCTTATTTTGTGATATTGTATGCGTTTTGTTTGGCTTCGTAAAagggttttattgtttttgctttatttcaatttgttttttttttttctttctgtgaaTGTTTGCTTGTTTGAATACAGAGGATGTATGATTTATGGTTAAGTTctactttttagattttcaagTCACTGTCCATATTTAATTATAAGTATTCATGCTATTCAACCACTTTATTAAACCGAATGTCTACTGTAGAAAGAGATCAGCTTGGTGTTGGAGgtttattaaattaaacaattgtGAATAATGATCATGTgattaactttactttttttcatttaaacagtatttttgtaacaaatttTCGGTTTGCTAAGGATAGGTGGGGGGGAGCTCTCGCTGTTTCAGTTAAATACTGAAGGactaatttcttcttttaaacaaCTTAAAATTATGATGTATGATTTGCAGCCATacgttgtttgtctgtgtgagACTTATTTGGATGTCTCTAATGATTCAGTTTTTGATTTGCCTGGTTGTTTGACTGAACGATTGAGCCGGGTTCAGATAGGAAAGGGAGGTCATGCTCTTCATGTTTCGGATGAATTTGCACATTCCATTCGTAAAGATTGTTTTTTGAATGTAGAAGAAGTTTTCGAATGACTAATTTGTTGAAACTTCAGTCTCAGGAAAAAGGTTGGTTGTTGCTGAGGTTTATCGGGCTCCAAGTGGTTCTGTACCAGATATTCTTGTATATTcttaattaaacaataaaattggtCTAAAATCAGCCTTTTCAGAGGGTTGTCATGGGTAATTCTAACTTAAatcctttggattatttttatttgtcattatgCTTTCTCGCTTTAAAGCTTTTTTATGGTATGTTAACAAAGATGTTTAAAGCAACAGGAGTAACTGGTCTGTAATACTGCAAATCTGAAACCCCATATTATAACTAAAAAAGTCAGAGTTTTTAAGCCCTAGGACGACTCCCATTTTACTCAAGAgccagaaaacaaaaaaatatttttgtcagaCAAAtttgtaggatttttttttttcactgcaaGGTACTTCGTCCTCAGGCCCAGACAATATTCCTACTGGGGTTCTCAACTTCATTTTACAAGCAATTGTCAAACCTTTAACAAAACTTGTTTAAGCTTCTTTTGATCGATATTCTCCCATCTATCACTTAAATGTGCCAgagaaatatttctatttagATGCAGCTCAAGGAATAATCCTTGAAATTACAAATCTTTCTTTCTCTTGTCAGTTTTCAGCAAGACTTTTGAGAAGGCCCTAATTTATGTTCTCAAAAGCATCCTTGTTGCAAAACAGCTCCTTAATGACTTTCAATTGGGGTTTCATACCAGTAACCCATTTAAGAATGCGTGTGctttgctccttagtttcatcAACTCAGCCTTAGACTCTGGTTTAATGtttgttgtattttcttttattggaCGT from Artemia franciscana chromosome 10, ASM3288406v1, whole genome shotgun sequence includes these protein-coding regions:
- the LOC136032130 gene encoding uncharacterized protein LOC136032130 — protein: MKYILLVALYITAVLAKSNNPKEPTIDFQEVKRGLTANRDGSSFDDPSYRLRREASESEAPVEEDLKGAETHHYSYYPYHYYGHYYPTYSYSYPYYGYAPYSYGHRRYWG